TGTACGGGCTGGGTAGGAAGCAGTGAGGCTGTACGGGCTGGGTAGGAAGCAGTGAGGTTGTACGGGCTGGGTAGGAAGCAGTGAGGCTGTACGGGCTGCGTAGGAAGCAGTGAGGTTGGACGGGCTGGGTAGGAAGCAGTGAGGTTGGACGGGCTGGGTAGGAAGCAGTGAGGTTGGACGGGCTGGGTACAGGAGGTGCAGTACACGAGCTGTAACCATGCTCAAATGATTCAGCCTGTCCCACTGGGCAACAGATGTCAGTGTGTAAGCTAGCAGTCACAACACTATTAAAACACGGGAAACATGCTCGTCTATGAATAGATATGTGTTTGAAGTTACTGTACTTATAGCTGAAAAATGACTTGGTGATGTAAGATGAAattgttttgttgttgcattaAATGAATATTAGAATAACAATTCTAAAGGACGCATGGACTTTCATTTGATTTCCTAATGTATGGCAAGTGTTATGtttcaacttttatttaactaggcaggtcagttaagaacaaattcttatttacaatgatggcctacaccggtcaTACCCGGACGACCctcggccaattgtgcaccgccctatggggcACCCGATCACGGCGGGTTCTGATACagactggattcgaaccaggttgtctgtagtgacgcctcaagcacctTAGATCACTGCGCCAGTCGGTTACAGCATGCTTATGCATGTTGTAACGCAAGATATTGAGCAGCCGGTCACATTTGTGCCAAACTAAAAGCTTTACTATTACCCATTGACTagtaaatgtacacatacaaagGAAATGACCTAGAAGACAGCaatgtcagacatgttctcaccaACATCTAGAGCACATGAACCAACCTGTGCTCTCCTACCAACCAGTGTTTTTACATAGCACTGTCCATGTGTATTCATGTTGAACACGTGAAGTCCAGTgtgtgaaagagagcgagagacagaacgCTATGAAGGAGAACAGTGACTGTGCTAACATACTGTAACTCACCTGTGTTCTGTGCCAGATGACAGACGACCTGGAGTGGCCTAGTTTGTTTCGACAGGGTCCTTTGTCAAAGTGGATCAGGAGGAAGTcatcctgtcacacacacacacacacacacacacacacacacacacacacaaaaacatgcagacagagagagagaataatgatCTATCATTAGTACTCAGAGGCAGCTGCTGAGAGAAAATTGCTTTTAAATGACCAGTGCAGTCTAAATTGCTTGTGGTGTGAAATGAGGATTTACTTAAGACACTGCCAGTAAAGCATCCTAGCTTCCTGCAAGCACAGATaacacataaataaataaaaactgttgtTTCAGTTCCATTGCCTTGTATCAAACGTCATGGATTTGGAAAGACATTGGTGTGCAGCCTTATCACTCCTCCTGTAGTGCTATTACTCACCATGTAACACATTGAATCACTGCTAACACCAAACGGAGTGAATTCTATGCAGATTTCAGACTGCTGTATTGCAGTCAGGTGCAACATTCTATGTACAGCGAATATAAAAATCCTTGGCAAAGATACGCGTGTATTATTCTATTGGAACATCAGCATGTTGTAGCAGCATGCGCGCAGATGTGTTTCAGGCAAACATTGAGACAACGTTCTTCTCAAGTCCAGGAACTCTAGAAAGTACCAGCAgaaaggcgtgtgtgtgtgtgagagagagagagagacagggttcttTACTCACGTCCAGTGACTCCAGGCAGTACCAGCAGAAGGCATGTTTGCAGTTCTTGCACATCATCTGGGCACAGCCCTCGTCTCTCTCGATGTACACCTTACACTTGGGACAGCGCTTGATGGGACAGTCATCGTCGTCACTCTTGTAAAAGGAGCTgaggagacagtgagagagcaACGTTCAGTGTGTGCTACGTTTCGTAAACAAATTCTGTTTGAAACAAGTGTTTATTCTGAATAATGCTTACAAAGACCACGATACATTAGAGACCCAGAGATGTTCCACCCATACAGTTTATCATGCCACAGAGCTGTTATAGCCTTTGTAAGTGCACAATAGACCCAAGCTTGCAATAAACTGGACACAGAACAAGCATATTAATTTCTTGAGCCAATTATCCAGCTATTGATCACATACAGCCAGAGTGAATTAAGGCACACCTCTTACTTCCTCCTTAATTTGATACCCTGACAGCCATTTTGTACCAAAAAAGGGCTTTTGATTCTAGCATCTACTTtggaaggaaagtgatggaggcCTTAATGTAATACAGGTGCAAGATCAGAAGGTAAAATACATGGATCGCTGTGAGGTTAGAGGAGAGTGTCTGTTTCATATGAGCAATGGCAACAGAGAAACTAAAACAAATCTCAGTGAAAGGCAGAAAGCTCCGTGCAAAATGGGATCGGTCCACTGAGGATAACATTTGCCCTTTGTGATAATGCCTTCATATGTCAGCTGGTTGCAGAACGGGCTAATAGTGTAAGAAGAGGAGGCCATTCAAATAAGGAGACTAATTTCCCCTCCCCCACTcttcaaggagagagagaagatagaatgTACTCCAGAGCTCACTGTTGAGACAACTGAAGCATCACAGTAAGAGCCATACAAGCCATAATTGAAGtcttgacagtggggagagaggaggctgcagagtaaaggggcaatctgcagctCCTACGTCCATTTTGGGACGTAGAAATGAATTATATGTACCCCTTGAGTAATATGaattataaatgcctcatgaaatTAGTACCCCATGAGAAACCAAAATATGCCTGTTTAACAATGTAAAGCTTCAAAACGTTGTTAAAACTTCCATTTTGAAATCATGGATGGTcaatccttgcatccatagctctgtctatgaatatGAGAGTGGCTACAGGTTTCCAGCCCCATTCCTCAGCTTTTTACCCAAACAGAGGCGGGAGTACGATTTGGTATTATTCAACAGCTGATTGCCGCGTTAAAAGATGAATTGTTCAGGATTTTACAACTGGATGTTagttggttcctcatcctgaagtTAAGTCCATGGgaaactgtaatccatggttttccTTAAACagacaatacaaacaatacaaccattagctgactagctaacaaatggttaaagaaaagtgtggCAAATAAAAcataccaatttcatttaaggaccaaaaaaactGACAGCTGTATAAATTGAAAAATAGTTGgtaagagattttcgatgtacccattccatggcacatggttaatGAATTGACACACAAAACAACGGCGGATTCAAAACGTCAAATTACAACCAATAGAatggtccaggaatggctgaagcctTGCAACATTCGCTtagaactaacgctgcagatagcaatactgggtgatttgaaaagccatagtcaatcaatcaatatataatacaataattattttagcatttttttttatttacaatctgtagaagctatgagaatagaaaggttcagtacttttgtgaaacatcacattaaaaaaaatatatgtcaaattgaaatccaaaatggatggtgttaagagataggaggggttgaatggagctgaaggttgggaatAATAACAAGATGTAAAACATACGAGGTCTGTAAAATGTACATAGGTTCAGAAATGTTGTGAAATagcagttacaaatagaaatcaactggatggacatcagaaatagaggtaggacaaaaaaaaaaaaaactattgtaaaatagattgtgtctgtaaaatgtgtataaactgaaggtagaaacctaagtgttattgttaattagtttactccaattgggggaagggTGGTAGAATTTGCAGGGAATAATAACGGTATATTCTAAAAAAAGTATGTATATCTAtttaggtatgtgtgtgtatgtatgtgtgtatgtatgaatgtttaTGTATCCATATGTATGTACGtgtatgtacagtcgtggccaaaagttttgagaatgacaaatataaattttcaaagttcgctgcttcagtgtctttagatatttttgtcagatgttactatggaatactgaagtataattacaagcatttcataagtgtcaaaggattttattgacaattacatgaagttgatgcaaagagtcaatatttgcagtgttgacccttctttttcaagacctctgcaatccgccctggcatgctgtcaattaacttcttggccacatcctgactgatggcagcccattcttgcataatcaacgcttggagtttgtccgaattggtgggtttttgtttgtccacacgCCTCGAGGATGGATCAGaggttctcaatgggattaaggtctggggagtttcctggccatggacccaaaatatcgatgttttgttcctgagccatttagttatcacttttgccttatagcaaggtgctccatcatgctggaaaaggcattgttcttcaccaaactgttcctggatggttgggagaagttgctctcggatgatgtgttggtaccattctttattcatggctgtgttcttaggcaaaattgtgagtgagcccactctcttggctgagaagcaaccccacacatgaatggtctcaggatgctttactgttggcatgacacaggactgatggtagctctcaccttgtcttctacggacaagctttttttccgggTTGCCCCAAACAACCGGAAAGGGGAtttagagaaaatgactttaccccagttctCAGcaatccaatccctgtaccttttgcagaatatcagtctgtccctgatgtttttcctggagagaagtggcttctttgctgcccttcttgacagcaggccatcctccaaaagtcttcacctcagtgtgcgtgcagatgcactcacacctgcctgctgccattcctgagaaagctctgtactggtggtgccccgatacTGCAGcggaatcaactttaggagacggtcctggtgcttgctggactttcttgggtgccctgaagccttcttcacaacaattgaaccgctctacttgaagttcttgatgatccgatatttaggtgcaatcttactgcagcaatatccttgcctgtgaagccctttttatgcaaagcaatgatgacggcacgtgtttccttgcaggtaaccatgattgacagaggaagaacaatgattccaagcaccaccctccttttgaagcttccagtctgttattcgaactcaatcagcatgacagagtgatctccagccctgtcctcgtcaacactcacacctgtgtttggggatacatgatcccctttgggatcaccccccatcccccctgagctgtaatgtggcgcagggaacgcaataaataatcctaaaaatatttaacctccacagaatcgcttgaaaaaatggctcaaatgaaagataaagaagttatttatctacccagcaagtcagatttctaaaatgttttacggcgaaaacatagcacatatttatgtccaaccaccactgcatacatacctcattagcatagccaagtaggaaaaaatatgcaatcaacaaacgcaggattaaaagaaaaatcatttcactaaccttttgaagtcttcatcagatgacagtaatataacatgttacacagtacattcatttttttttcaataatatgcaatatatatccataaatctctgtttacaattatgcatcgttcaaaaaatgctactgcaatgtcaggagaaataaaatagctccggcagataacgtcagctaacaaggaatacacatcataaactttgactaaatatgcatgttttacatatgtatggcaagataaacttcttctaaatgcaatcgctatgttacaattatttttaacgttacattttgcgttcactaggctataatagggaggcagcgctcccatttagcatactgactcctctatcttggagtcgacagaaacccaaaatgaagacataaatattcccttaccgtggCTGTTCTTCCAttagaagacctggaagggttaatactcaccaagttagcgttcagttttcaagtctgtgtctttcggttctcaaactagccacttttcggtctaaatgtatgcaaatttcaagtggatgcgcaccaaaacgtcgaaagtatacattatatttcgagtaaacttgtcaaactatgtttataattaagccttaacatgttataaaggtctacagcaatcgtgagggcgaacagagaaacacacgttgttcaatccatcctgagggaaagagagagaaatatcccagctcgcattggtgaaactttttttttgcgtcaccgggacgtttgggcacgctgaacgtctcgtgagcgcgcgattctcacagttacacgcctcatcgaaagcaggcttcacgctgaagacgtagaaactgtttccatggttataactgcttgggaagtgtgtatacgatgacgttgaagtggtggcaacttttttcattacaagagagactttgggagaatgcatgccctgagacttctgctttacatagagacaaaatttaaacggttttagaagctttagagtgtttcctattcgataataatttttatttgcatatattagcaacttttgacaaaaatttatcatgttttatatgggtgccgaattcctccagaagggcagtattcagggctagccccaacaggttttaattaacgagagaatcactgacatgatgtcagctggtccttttgtggcagggctgaaatgcagtggaaatgtttttgggtgattcattacattgatggaagcaacaatcttcCCGCAATATTGAGCTGATCCACCCCTAAGAAGAATTTATAAAAAACATTAACTAACTTTAGCCACCACTAGCTAACAATCAATGGACGTGATGGggcatgttttttattttttattgtatgGGGAAATGATGTTTAAGTAGCAACTAAATGTGGAGTTGATGAGAATTGATTTGGCCATGGCGAAAGTTGGTTGTGGCTGTTAAGAGAAAATTGAACCATGGATCAGTTTCTCCTGGCCCACAGACTACTTAAGTTGTAAAATCCTGAACAGTCCCTTTAACACTGGGGCCTTTCGTGACATCTGAGGACAACTCAACAACTCTCCCCTTCACTCTACTTTCAGATGGCTTTAATACTGGGCCACCATATCCTATAATTTCAAGTAGACAACTCATCCAAATTGGCTATGAGTTACGATCATAAATTGATCTACTTGCTCCCGGTACAACTTTCACCAGGTGACTTTAGTGCACTACCGTCAGGCAATCTGCTCCAGCCAATACACTCAGTCATATTAAATATCCACAAAAATGTACTAGATGACTAGAGACTACTACATGATTCATGCCATAGTGTTACGCATGAGAGCAGCAGGCTTCCTGGAACCATCAACAGCAGCAGCTAGGCTGGTATCCAGAAACAGAGAGCTGGCTGGATTGTAAATACAGGCTCCCACAGGGACCAGAGGTTGTGTCCTCACAGTGTCTTCagtagagaggacagaggctgtgtCCTAGGTAGAGGACAGATCATCAACATGAGATACAGGGACCAGAGGTTGTGTCCTCACAGTGTCTTCagtagagaggacagaggctgtgtCCTAGGTAGAGGACAGATCATCAACATGAGATACAGGGACCAGAGGTTGTGTCCTCACAGTGTCTTCattagagaggacagaggctgtgtCCTAGGTAGAGGACAGATCATCAACCAGAGGTTGCGTCCTCACAGTGTCTTCagtagagaggacagaggctgtgtCCTAGGTAGAGGACAGATCATCAACATGAGATACAGGGACCAGAGGTTGTGTCCTCACAGTGTCTTCagtagagaggacagaggctgtgtCCTAGGTAGAGGACAGATCATCAACATGAGATACAGGGACCAGAGGTTGCGTCCTCACAGTGTCTTCagtagagaggacagaggctgtgtCCTAGGTAGAGGACAGATCATCAACATGAGATACAGGGACCAGAGGTTGCGTCCTCACAGTGTCTTCAGTAGAGAGGAAAGATGCTGTGTCCTAGGTAGAGGACAGATCATCAACATGAGATACAGGGACCAGAGGTTGTGTCCTCACAGTGTCTTCagtagagaggacagaggctgtgtCCTAGGTAGAGGACAGAACATCAACATGAAAAACAGGGACCAGAGGTTGTGTGCTCACAGTGTCTTCagtagagaggacagaggctgtgtCCTAGGTAGAGGACAGATCATCAACATGAGATACAGGGACCAGAGGTTGTGTCCTCACAGTGTCTTCAGTAGAGAGGACAGATCATCAACATGAGATACAGGGACCAGAGGTTGTCCTCACAGTGTCTTCagtagagaggacagaggctgtgtCCTAGGTAGAGGACAGATCATCAACATGAGATACAGGGACCAGAGGTTGTGTCCTCACAGTGTCTTCagtagagaggacagaggctgtgtCCTAGGTAGAGGACAGATCATCAACATGAGAAGGAAACAATGACGGCTAAATacaatgcatgtatgtatgtggaTCACTGCACCAGGATTTCCAAAATAAGAAGAAACTTATGTTTATGCTCTCAACAAAACAATGCTTACAGTGTCATTTATTGGGGAAAGCCAGTTAAGCAGGTTGATTGAATAAGGCCCCATGTGCTGCTTTTTGGGATGAAATGTCATTCAGTTGTCACGAGTGTAACCCTATTCAACTAGTTTGAGGTGATGGGAAGGAGAGTGAGTTAAAGTGGCACTAGTCtctttttcacttcatttaacatccgatttacttaacaaaaggcGGTCCAGCTAAGTCATGACAGAGCGGAGGGGGGGTACAAGCCTTCCCTCTTTTGTTCTCCATGGCCACTCAAACAAGGGGGAGGCTGATGACATCACGACATGCCATCAGACCAACTCAGGCTTGAATGCCCTATACACCTTGAAGTCTGCAGTAAACTTTTTGctcaaaacagattttttttacccTTTAGTGTATGTACTTTAATGTATTTATACTTGGGATATCACTTTTCAACAGTAAAAAGTTAAGATGGCTGGAGGGCATCTTAAAGATGGTgaaaacaggaggaggaagaggacaaaaCTCCAGCTCTATACCTGGTCTCTTACGGGTAGGAAGGATGTGTCCGGGAGGATAGGAAGTGATTGagatgaagaaaaaaaagaagactCTTGGGTGGTATCTAGATGGTCATACCTTCATACAGACTTTGTGCCATACTGGGATATTCAGTAATACCGGCACTGAACACAAGGTTCACTGATACTCTGTAATCCAAaaggttagcaatgctaacaagCACATGTCAAGTTCCATAGAGAAGGTTAACGACATGCTAACAAACACATTGCAAACACTTTGTGCAGTTTCTGACCTAAACAAGTAACAAACAAATTATACTCAAAAGTTTTTAGCAcgcacaaaacaaatattagcCTGCAAGGTTCCTGATCAAGGAGGGGATTCTCTGCGGTTACCAAGCGAATGCTTAATTTTGGAAGAAGCTAACCacttaacgttagctagatagctaactacctactaaattagcaaaccaaaCGCACAGCTGCAGAGCATTTATCACATTTTAGACAGTTAACTTAAAATAGTTATAAGATTTCTAGCTGGCAAACTtttagttgtgaattccatacCTTAACTAGATCACCTGGTGCATGCCGCACAACAATTAATGACTCAAAAGGCTCTGGTCTACTGTCGTTGTGTGCTTGTAAACAGGCGCCACGTGACTGGGGTCTACCACAAGCTTCATAacaatgtgacaggtgaaatgaagaacgcgATGTTCTTTATCTCCGAacatattgcacaagttgacatCATGCATTTACTTAAAAAGCAGCAAAAATTCACATTTATTAAAACGGTATTGACAATTGTAAAAGCTTCCCGTGGCTTCTTCCAAATACCCTGGTATACCGCCAAGGCTAGAGGAGACTGCCTAGTTCCATACCTGGTCTCTCCAGGTAGGAAGGCGGTGATGGGTAGGTTGTTCTCCGGTGGTGGGCAGGCCTGCCCGGGGTGCCAGTTAGCCTTGCAGGCAGAGCAGAACTCCAGGGTGCACACGGCACACTGCACCAGCTGGGGCAGCGCCACCTCAGTCTCCTTCAGCTGGCACACTGCCTGGCACGACGATGACGGGCACCACATCAGACACGGGTCCAGAAGCACCTCTGTGGTGGCACAAAACAAGGTGTCACCAAAAGACTGTACTGTAACCTCAGCCCGCCTGTGTGGTAGTGGCATGGTGACCTTCTTAAGTGATTGTAGTGCCTATGTCGTTACATGTGGTAACACACATTCAATGCAATGACTTTTTGCAGAAATTAGTGATATTAATGATAGCAAAAACAATCCAATAATTCCATGTATTTTTTTAATACTTTATTATTGACTGTCATCtttcatgtctgtgtgtatagTGAGATTGTATGTGTACCAAACCAATCGCAATTGTGACTGATGTAAACAAACTCCCAATCATGTCTAATTTGACATACACAAAATCACCTTCAGTTGGTCCATAACAGGGCAGCTAAATGCACTTCTATTTTTCTCTATTTAAATTAGCATCTACCGAACAAAACTGGCAGATGCTCAATGTTTGGTCTGTCGCTACAAAACAAACCTGACCATCCTGTCCCAATCAAAAACACACAATGCTTGTGTCCAATGCAACAGAGCCTCTTGCTTGCACACAATTCCACATGCAGTCTTAGGCTCTGCCAAATATGGAATGGTTTCAGACACTATTCTGACTCGCTGGCCTGGAACGTTGATGAGATGGCTGACTGTCTTTACCCACTGTTCTCCCTGGCTTTTCTTAAATATTTTTTACCCATTTATGGGGATCTAATGTGGCCACGGTCACCatattgtgtgtgcgtgttcttGTATGTGTAAGCATGCACACTAGGGTTGAATATTCTCCTGACATTTTACAAAGTGTTCCATCCTGAGAAAAAATCCCTTTTCTCCCGAGTATTTCCAGACAAAACCGGACGTGTCATTCCAAAGCAATGGAGGACTTAtgtaattgtaaaaaataaaataaaacatttactttGCTCTGTTTATCTTTCCCTTAATCtggactaatctcccagtccctgacaatATGTTtttgcgctagttggctgtacctgcacaaaAACTACAGTTTTTTTCATTCATAAGTTTTCAGCCAACTTGTTTATAGAACTTTTATTTtgatgactgatcaaaactcattttcacatgtctctcttgtccctctgcagcacatacacatttgtaaaaaaaaaagtcttAAAAACGTTTTtcacttagtcattatggggtattgtgtgtagattgatgaggaatattttttatttaatacattatagaataagcctgtaacgtagGACTGGACGATATGGAAAATAAATTAtcacgatatatatatatatatatatatttttttaattcgaTAACGATAATTATCACAATAATCAAATAATGTTTAAAAAAGGTTCATATCTGCTTCAGACTCAAGAATGCCTGAACAAACCAAAGGCTTTAATGTTTCTTATTTATTGTCAGAAGTAGAACTCACAAATAACATTTTAACTTTTTTTAAAGCTGTAAACCCTTACAAGActtgagaaagaaagaaaaaaatactGCAAGTCAATATGCATTATAACTGTTAGCCTAATGGCACATCACAGTTGAAGTTGGGGTAGTTTTTGTCTTACAAGTTACAAGCAAGAAGGACAAGTCTGTCTACGGTCTTCTGGCTTTAAAGCTGCCTTATGGCAGGTCACTGTTTCCACCGGTGCTAAAAACACGCTCTGAGGGGGAGCTGGTCGCAGGAACGCACAGGTAGCGCTTCGCCAGGTGCCTGACTTTGGGAAGGTTTTTTGGGTGGATCTTCCACCTGTCCAGTGGATTGGTTTCACCGTCAGCATTAGGAGACTGAAGGTAGCATTTGAGTTTCTTGTCCACCAGCTGGATTTCAGTAAAAACCTGTGGTGGTGGAGCATGACTTTTTGAAAAAACTGCCTAGTGACTCTTTTTAGCTGGCAGTTGTGGTGAAGCAGCAGCAACAACGTCTCCCTGTGCTGGGCTTGGGTTTTCATGTCCCTCATTGACCATCTCTGAGACAGCTCTTGCTTTTACCTggcccaccttctcctctttgaTGTAATGTGTTTTAAACCGAGGGTCGACCAAGGAGGCCATGTCCAGGAGGTCATCTGTGGCTAGGTCATCATATTTCTCGTTTCGATGAGCTCTGTTTCACCATCATCAGGTTTCATGACCTCTGTATTGAACAGGTGTAGTACTGGCTCCAGGTAAGACACACTGACATAATACTCCCCAGACAGAGCGGGGTCAATGCCTGGTTGATGGACTCCAGAACATCTATATAGGTGGAAGTTAAGTGTCGGGTGTTCTGGTCACTGGACATCACCTGTGAAATGTCTTTCTCCTGCTCCAGTACTCTTTGCACCACCTTTTGACGTGTCCCCACCCGGTAGGCAACTCTGTCACCAACTTGTGCTGGGGTAAGTCGTGTTCTTTTCGAGCAACTGTCAGGTCTCTTCTTTTTCCATGAATAGGAAAAGAAACCTACCACTTTCCTACACACTCCAATTGCTCAATCCACCCATTTGTCTCTACCCACTAAGAGAAATCAAATGTTAAATCACAATAATCCCTTTAGCTACGTAGAAATGTAATATTTATCTTAATCAGCAAAAAATGCACATTTAGTTTCATCtaaccaatcatgtcaatataCACAATTGACAAGGTTACTTAGGAATGGCCAAGTGCAGACGATGTTCAAAACATTGCAGTCGGGTCCATTTGTTGATCTGAGCGGCCTTCACCACATTCGCACCACTATCCGTTGTAATGCAGACCTGTCTGTCTTGACTGAGTCCCCTCTGCTATATGAGCCCCGTCAATGAGCCACTCTGCTATTGCTTCACCCGTGTGGTCGTCGGGAAAGTATGATGTTTGAAGGCATTTATTTGGAAGATTCCAGTCGTTGTCAATATAGTGGATAGCGAGGCTATTATAAGGCTCTGACGTGCGACTAGACCACAGCTCGGTAGTAGCAAAATACATCAAATCGGTCTTGAGCTGTTCCTCAACATTTTCTCTACACTCAGCGTCGAATTCAGGCAGTGCTGTGTGAGAGAAATGTTTGCGGACAGGGGGCAcgtacctggggtccattaaatTGATA
The genomic region above belongs to Oncorhynchus nerka isolate Pitt River linkage group LG18, Oner_Uvic_2.0, whole genome shotgun sequence and contains:
- the LOC115146394 gene encoding probable E3 ubiquitin-protein ligase RNF144A-A isoform X2, which codes for MTTARYRPTWDLALDPLVSCKLCLGEFPLEQMTTITQCQCVFCTLCLKQYVELLIKEGLETAISCPDSACPERGHLLENEIECMVASEVMQRHKKLQFEREVLLDPCLMWCPSSSCQAVCQLKETEVALPQLVQCAVCTLEFCSACKANWHPGQACPPPENNLPITAFLPGETSSFYKSDDDDCPIKRCPKCKVYIERDEGCAQMMCKNCKHAFCWYCLESLDDDFLLIHFDKGPCRNKLGHSRSSVIWHRTQVVGIFAGFGLLLLVASPFLLLATPFILCCKCKCSKGDDDPFPT